One Microbacterium esteraromaticum genomic window carries:
- a CDS encoding 2-phosphosulfolactate phosphatase, translated as MRSPFDQSSYQVRLDWGTEGLARLAPADIVIAVDVLRFSSTLADAVAAGQRVPLEAAVLWSANGAAVAAAASAPRSPDAPRSTVLVGGIRNAAAVARAVMTLQERQGARASVSIVAAGELASTGELRFAVEDQLGAGAIVAALCDLGIDHSSPEAAAAAEAFRALRPGLRHMLIGSGSGRELVEGVASTARMEAAGVRPATTAEAAELDAVDAVPELRLGIFERFV; from the coding sequence ATGCGCTCGCCGTTCGACCAGTCCTCGTACCAGGTTCGCTTGGATTGGGGGACGGAGGGCCTCGCGCGGCTCGCCCCCGCCGACATCGTCATCGCGGTCGACGTGCTCCGCTTCTCATCCACCCTCGCCGATGCCGTCGCCGCGGGGCAGCGGGTCCCGCTCGAGGCTGCGGTGCTGTGGTCGGCGAACGGCGCGGCCGTCGCCGCCGCGGCCTCTGCTCCCCGCTCTCCGGATGCCCCTCGCTCGACCGTCCTGGTCGGAGGCATCCGCAACGCCGCCGCCGTCGCACGCGCGGTCATGACGCTGCAGGAGCGCCAGGGCGCTCGGGCGTCGGTGTCGATCGTCGCCGCCGGCGAGCTCGCATCCACGGGTGAGCTGCGATTCGCGGTCGAGGATCAGCTCGGCGCCGGGGCGATCGTCGCAGCGCTGTGCGATCTCGGCATCGATCACTCCTCGCCGGAGGCGGCGGCCGCCGCCGAGGCGTTCCGCGCGCTGCGACCGGGCCTCAGGCACATGCTCATCGGCAGCGGCTCGGGTCGGGAGCTGGTCGAGGGCGTGGCATCCACCGCCCGCATGGAGGCCGCGGGCGTGCGCCCGGCGACCACGGCCGAGGCGGCGGAGCTGGATGCCGTCGACGCCGTGCCCGAACTGCGACTGGGCATCTTCGAGCGGTTCGTCTGA
- a CDS encoding DUF3054 domain-containing protein — protein sequence MRYLPAVVVDAVFVLVFAVIGRASHEEDPLGFLMTAWPFLVALLVGHALAALVPARPRRPWSLGWGVVVWIVTVGGGMLLRIASGDTAETPFIIVASLVLAAMLLGWRLIALLVRRYRAPRVAD from the coding sequence ATGAGGTACCTGCCAGCGGTCGTCGTCGATGCCGTCTTCGTGCTCGTGTTCGCGGTGATCGGCCGCGCCTCGCATGAGGAGGATCCGCTCGGCTTCCTGATGACGGCCTGGCCCTTCCTCGTCGCGCTCCTCGTCGGGCACGCGCTCGCCGCGCTGGTGCCCGCCCGTCCGCGGCGTCCCTGGTCGCTGGGATGGGGAGTGGTCGTCTGGATCGTGACGGTCGGCGGCGGGATGCTGCTGCGCATCGCCTCCGGTGACACCGCCGAGACGCCGTTCATCATCGTGGCCTCGCTCGTGCTGGCTGCGATGCTGCTCGGCTGGCGGCTGATCGCCCTGCTCGTCCGGCGCTATCGCGCCCCGCGCGTCGCCGACTGA
- a CDS encoding SprT-like domain-containing protein, whose amino-acid sequence MADLNRVRVWGEALIRMHLDESWSFDFDNAKRRAGLCDYQRRRISVSRYLAARFDDDEIHQTLLHEVAHAMAGHAAGHGPAWKRIARSLGYVGGTTHHGETATELAPWIGRCPSGHVAYRHRRPARETSCAKCSRRFDRRFLFEWHRREITAADRLAAQLPR is encoded by the coding sequence ATGGCCGATCTGAATCGCGTCCGCGTCTGGGGTGAAGCGCTGATCCGCATGCACCTCGACGAGTCGTGGTCGTTCGACTTCGACAACGCCAAGCGGCGTGCAGGTCTCTGCGACTATCAGCGCCGGCGCATCTCGGTGTCGCGCTACCTCGCCGCGCGTTTCGACGACGACGAGATCCACCAGACTCTGCTGCACGAGGTGGCTCACGCGATGGCCGGGCACGCCGCGGGCCACGGTCCGGCGTGGAAGCGCATCGCCCGCTCGCTCGGGTACGTCGGCGGCACCACGCACCACGGCGAGACTGCGACCGAGCTCGCACCGTGGATCGGCCGGTGCCCGTCGGGGCACGTCGCCTACAGGCACCGTCGCCCCGCCCGCGAGACCTCGTGCGCCAAATGCTCGCGGCGCTTCGACCGCCGCTTCCTGTTCGAGTGGCACCGCCGCGAGATCACCGCGGCCGACCGGCTCGCTGCGCAGCTCCCCCGCTGA
- a CDS encoding spermidine synthase — MGRARARDTSNPQARLDHGGIAEVAPSEFASGFELIVDGTPQSHVDLDDPTHLHFEYIVRMGAVIDQLGASASAPLSVVHLGAGALTIPRYIAATRPGSRQQVIELEGPLVTLVREHLPLPRSAAIRIRIGDARDGLRRLPPALTGHCDLIVSDVFSGAQTPAHLTSIEFYREISDLLAPTGVLLVNIADGPGLAFARRQVATAMSVFEEVALLADTQVLKGRRFGNLVLAASRTALPTEWLPRLLAAGPHPAKIAQDAEVADFAKGAAIVTDADAVASPRPDASIFLR; from the coding sequence ATGGGACGAGCACGCGCGCGGGACACCTCCAACCCGCAGGCGCGGCTCGATCACGGCGGCATCGCAGAGGTGGCGCCCAGCGAGTTCGCGAGCGGGTTCGAGCTGATCGTCGACGGCACGCCGCAGTCGCATGTCGACCTCGATGACCCGACTCACCTGCACTTCGAGTACATCGTGCGGATGGGCGCGGTGATCGATCAGCTGGGCGCCTCGGCATCCGCCCCGCTCAGCGTCGTGCACCTCGGCGCCGGCGCTCTCACCATCCCCCGTTACATCGCCGCCACGCGACCGGGGTCGCGGCAGCAGGTGATCGAGTTGGAGGGGCCCCTGGTGACGCTCGTGCGCGAGCACCTGCCGCTGCCGCGGTCGGCTGCGATCCGCATCCGGATCGGGGATGCCCGCGATGGGCTCAGGCGGCTCCCTCCGGCCCTGACCGGGCACTGCGACCTGATCGTGTCGGACGTCTTCTCCGGCGCGCAGACGCCCGCGCATCTGACGAGCATCGAGTTCTACCGCGAGATCTCCGACCTGCTCGCACCGACGGGCGTGCTGCTGGTGAACATCGCCGACGGGCCCGGCCTGGCCTTCGCACGGCGGCAGGTCGCGACGGCCATGAGCGTGTTCGAGGAGGTCGCGCTGCTCGCCGACACGCAGGTGCTGAAGGGCCGCCGGTTCGGCAACCTCGTGCTCGCGGCATCCCGCACCGCCCTGCCGACGGAGTGGCTGCCGAGGCTGCTGGCCGCGGGCCCGCACCCGGCGAAGATCGCTCAGGACGCCGAGGTCGCCGACTTCGCGAAGGGCGCGGCGATCGTCACCGATGCGGATGCCGTGGCATCCCCTCGTCCCGACGCGAGCATCTTCCTGCGCTGA
- a CDS encoding LCP family protein, which produces MKRSTVARHAPHRSPSAWGSALRMLGIGIAVVTVSALGIGGFIAADLALRVSDGAVDLEDAPEVAPPSLGAYPGEFAILLVGTDECGAVSKQKLGARCVGEDGIRNDVNLLVHVSPEPRKVSVVSLPRDLMIEVPECTREDGSVASRSSKAAINTVFERAGLSCVAKSVSELSGIDIGFAAKLSFDGVMEITDAIGGVEICVGGTGIRDRHTDIDWDPGPRTVSGYEALQFIRVRKGIGDGSDLARISNQQQYMSRLAKTILSSETLTDVPKVLRLANVIADNVEPSKELANPVRLAQLALALKDVPFDEFKFLQLPTLEDPADADRVVTNESAAEPMWEAIRTGESMQITGRPSNHGGVVAEGEAEPPSESPSAAPSPSASPTEGVVLSDQISGIDLNQETCSGGKRR; this is translated from the coding sequence ATGAAGCGCAGCACCGTCGCTCGGCATGCCCCGCACCGCTCGCCCTCGGCATGGGGATCGGCCCTGCGGATGCTGGGGATCGGCATCGCCGTGGTGACCGTGTCGGCGCTCGGGATCGGGGGCTTCATCGCTGCGGATCTCGCCCTGAGGGTGAGCGACGGCGCGGTCGATCTGGAGGACGCGCCCGAGGTCGCGCCCCCGTCGCTCGGCGCCTATCCCGGGGAGTTCGCGATCCTGCTCGTCGGCACCGACGAATGCGGCGCGGTGTCGAAGCAGAAGCTCGGGGCGCGCTGCGTCGGAGAGGACGGCATCCGCAACGATGTGAACCTGCTCGTGCACGTCTCGCCCGAGCCGCGCAAGGTGAGCGTCGTGTCGCTGCCGCGCGACCTCATGATCGAGGTGCCCGAATGCACCCGCGAGGACGGCTCCGTGGCATCCCGATCGTCCAAGGCGGCGATCAACACCGTCTTCGAGCGCGCCGGGCTCTCGTGCGTCGCGAAGTCCGTCAGCGAGCTGAGCGGCATCGACATCGGCTTCGCCGCCAAGCTCAGCTTCGACGGTGTGATGGAGATCACCGACGCCATCGGCGGCGTCGAGATCTGCGTCGGCGGCACGGGCATCCGCGACCGGCACACCGACATCGACTGGGATCCGGGACCGCGCACCGTGTCTGGCTACGAGGCGCTGCAGTTCATCCGGGTGCGCAAGGGCATCGGCGACGGCAGCGACCTCGCGCGCATCTCGAACCAGCAGCAGTACATGTCTCGCCTTGCCAAGACCATCCTCAGCAGCGAGACGCTCACCGACGTGCCCAAGGTGCTGCGGCTGGCGAACGTCATCGCCGACAACGTCGAGCCCAGCAAGGAGCTCGCGAACCCCGTACGGCTCGCCCAGCTCGCCCTGGCACTGAAGGACGTGCCCTTCGACGAGTTCAAGTTCCTGCAGCTGCCGACGCTCGAAGACCCCGCGGACGCCGACCGCGTGGTGACCAACGAGAGCGCAGCCGAGCCGATGTGGGAGGCGATCCGCACCGGCGAGTCCATGCAGATCACCGGCAGACCGAGCAACCACGGCGGTGTGGTCGCCGAGGGCGAGGCAGAGCCTCCTTCGGAGTCTCCCTCCGCGGCTCCCAGCCCGTCCGCGTCACCGACGGAGGGCGTGGTGCTGTCGGATCAGATCAGCGGCATCGACCTGAACCAGGAGACCTGCTCTGGCGGCAAGCGGCGCTGA
- a CDS encoding ABC transporter substrate-binding protein, translating into MLHSTRRRGIALAAGTAVAAMLLTGCVASQRDDDKGSESSGDVDSTFVFAASSDPQGLDPALAQDGETFRVSRQIFEGLVGTKPGTADPAPLLAESWESAEDGLSHTFTLQTGVKFHDGTPFNADAVCFNFERWFNWEGLLASEALGYYYNKLFHGYKANAADAVYKSCTPDGEDKVTIELNKPFAGFVASLSLPAFSMQSPSALEEFKADEVGGTAEAPVLSEYAKGHPVGTGPFQFDAWAPGEDVTLTAYDDYWGEKGQIEEIVFRVIGDPTARRQALEAGDIDGYDLVGPADTKALADKGFNMVSRPPFTVLYLAFNQAIPELQDIKVRQALSYAVDKDALIKQVLPEGTEKATQFVPPVVNGYNKDVTTYDYDPAKAKSLLEEAGYTADKPLTLTFNYPVNVSRPYMPDPEQIFTVLAKQLEEVGVKVNPQTDAWSPDYLEKITSGSDHGIHLLGWTGDYNDTDNFVGVFFGTKSAEWGFDNPELFQALTEARGISNIEEQTAAYEKINEEVATFIPGVPLAHPAPTLAFDERVKSYPASPVNDEVFSEIVLTK; encoded by the coding sequence ATGCTCCACAGCACCCGCAGGCGAGGCATCGCCCTCGCCGCCGGCACCGCCGTCGCAGCGATGCTGCTGACCGGCTGCGTCGCCAGCCAGCGCGACGACGACAAGGGCTCCGAGTCGTCCGGCGACGTCGACAGCACCTTCGTCTTCGCCGCGTCGTCCGACCCGCAGGGCCTCGACCCGGCGCTCGCGCAGGACGGCGAGACGTTCCGCGTCTCGCGCCAGATCTTCGAGGGTCTCGTCGGCACCAAGCCAGGCACCGCAGACCCGGCGCCGCTGCTCGCCGAGTCGTGGGAGTCGGCAGAGGACGGCCTCAGCCACACCTTCACACTGCAGACCGGTGTGAAGTTCCACGACGGCACCCCGTTCAACGCCGACGCCGTCTGCTTCAACTTCGAGCGCTGGTTCAACTGGGAGGGCCTGCTGGCCTCCGAGGCGCTCGGCTACTACTACAACAAGCTGTTCCACGGCTATAAGGCCAACGCGGCCGACGCCGTGTACAAGTCGTGCACGCCCGACGGCGAAGACAAGGTGACCATCGAGCTGAACAAGCCGTTCGCCGGCTTCGTGGCGTCGCTCTCGCTGCCCGCGTTCAGCATGCAGAGCCCCTCTGCGCTCGAGGAGTTCAAGGCAGACGAGGTCGGCGGCACCGCCGAGGCTCCCGTCCTGTCCGAGTACGCCAAGGGCCACCCGGTCGGCACCGGTCCGTTCCAGTTCGACGCCTGGGCTCCGGGTGAGGACGTCACCCTGACCGCCTACGACGACTACTGGGGTGAGAAGGGCCAGATCGAGGAGATCGTCTTCCGCGTCATCGGCGACCCGACCGCACGCCGTCAGGCGCTCGAGGCCGGCGACATCGACGGCTACGACCTTGTCGGACCAGCCGACACCAAGGCGCTCGCCGACAAGGGCTTCAACATGGTCTCGCGCCCGCCGTTCACCGTGCTGTACCTCGCCTTCAACCAGGCGATCCCCGAGCTGCAGGACATCAAGGTCCGCCAGGCGCTCTCGTACGCCGTCGACAAGGACGCGCTGATCAAGCAGGTCCTGCCCGAGGGCACCGAGAAGGCGACGCAGTTCGTGCCGCCGGTGGTAAACGGCTACAACAAGGACGTCACGACCTACGACTACGACCCCGCCAAGGCGAAGTCGCTGCTCGAGGAGGCCGGTTACACGGCTGACAAGCCGCTGACCCTGACCTTCAACTACCCGGTCAACGTCTCGCGCCCGTACATGCCGGACCCCGAGCAGATCTTCACCGTGCTGGCGAAGCAGCTGGAAGAGGTCGGCGTGAAGGTCAACCCGCAGACCGACGCCTGGAGCCCTGACTACCTCGAGAAGATCACCTCGGGCTCCGACCACGGCATCCACCTGCTGGGCTGGACCGGCGACTACAACGACACCGACAACTTCGTCGGCGTGTTCTTCGGCACGAAGAGCGCGGAGTGGGGCTTCGACAACCCCGAGCTGTTCCAGGCGCTCACCGAGGCCCGCGGCATCTCGAACATCGAGGAGCAGACCGCCGCCTACGAGAAGATCAACGAGGAAGTCGCCACCTTCATCCCCGGTGTTCCGCTCGCCCACCCGGCTCCCACGCTCGCGTTCGACGAGCGCGTGAAGAGCTACCCGGCGAGCCCGGTGAACGACGAGGTCTTCAGCGAGATCGTCCTCACCAAGTAA
- a CDS encoding ABC transporter permease, giving the protein MLRTIGKRLLLLIPTLFGLSILLFAWVRALPGGPAVALLGEKATPEAIEQVNQLYGFDRPLIEQYVTWIGRLLQGDFGSSIVTSRPVVEEFFRRFPATIELSVAALIIAVGVGIPLGYWAARRHGKWTDHSAVIFSLVGITIPVFFLAFILKYIFAVQLGWLPSDGRQSPRIDATHVTGFYVWDGIITGEFDAAWDAVLHLVLPALALGTIPLAIIVRITRASVLEVQNADYVRTGKAKGVASSTLRNRFILRNAMLPVITTIGLQTGLLISGAVLTETVFAYPGVGSFLAQSIFSRDFPVLQGFIIFIAIAYALINLAVDVSYSLIDPRVRVQ; this is encoded by the coding sequence GTGCTTCGAACAATAGGCAAGCGGCTGCTGCTGCTCATCCCCACGCTCTTCGGCCTCAGCATCCTGCTGTTCGCCTGGGTCCGCGCACTCCCGGGCGGTCCGGCGGTCGCCCTCCTCGGCGAGAAGGCCACGCCTGAGGCCATCGAGCAGGTCAACCAGCTGTACGGATTCGACCGCCCGCTGATCGAGCAGTACGTGACCTGGATCGGACGCCTGCTGCAGGGCGACTTCGGCTCCTCGATCGTCACGTCCCGCCCCGTCGTCGAGGAGTTCTTCCGCCGGTTCCCGGCGACGATCGAGCTCAGCGTCGCGGCCCTCATCATCGCGGTGGGCGTCGGCATCCCGCTCGGTTACTGGGCGGCACGCCGCCACGGCAAGTGGACCGACCACTCCGCGGTGATCTTCAGCCTCGTCGGCATCACCATCCCGGTGTTCTTCCTGGCCTTCATCCTGAAGTACATCTTCGCGGTGCAGCTGGGCTGGCTGCCCTCGGACGGCCGGCAGAGCCCGCGCATCGACGCGACGCACGTCACCGGCTTCTACGTCTGGGACGGCATCATCACCGGCGAGTTCGATGCGGCGTGGGATGCCGTGCTGCACCTGGTGCTGCCGGCCCTCGCACTCGGGACCATCCCGCTCGCGATCATCGTGCGCATCACCAGGGCGAGCGTCCTCGAGGTGCAGAACGCCGACTACGTGCGCACCGGAAAGGCGAAGGGCGTGGCATCGTCCACCCTCCGCAACCGGTTCATCCTGCGCAACGCGATGCTGCCCGTGATCACCACCATCGGTCTGCAGACCGGCCTGCTGATCTCGGGCGCGGTGCTCACCGAGACCGTCTTCGCGTATCCGGGAGTCGGCTCGTTCCTCGCGCAGTCGATCTTCTCGCGAGACTTCCCGGTGCTGCAGGGCTTCATCATCTTCATCGCGATCGCGTACGCGCTGATCAACCTGGCCGTCGACGTGTCGTACAGCCTGATCGATCCGAGAGTGAGGGTTCAGTGA
- a CDS encoding ABC transporter permease: MSAVLPPAQGGEVLDTVAVAQADLKSGGGFWQDVFRRLRRNPAAWVGAVIVVLFLLVAALSPLLAPYPERALPGTEHITPTTIPGIGEIDGFPLGLDRFGGDVLSKLIWGAQASLLVGVVSTALGLVGGMILGLIAGTFGGWVDTLIMRIVDIILSVPNLLLAVSIAAILGQTPSAVMIAIGASQVPIFARLLRASMLQQRSAEYVLSAQTLGLGRGRITMSHVLPNAIGPVIVQGTLTLATAVIDAAALSFLGLGGGRPETAEWGRMLTYAQNELAIAPQLAFLPGICIAVTALGFTLFGEALREAMDPRTRAR; the protein is encoded by the coding sequence ATGAGCGCAGTGCTCCCACCCGCACAGGGCGGCGAGGTGCTCGACACCGTCGCCGTCGCACAGGCCGATCTGAAGTCCGGCGGCGGCTTCTGGCAGGACGTCTTCCGCCGCCTTCGGCGCAACCCCGCAGCGTGGGTCGGGGCCGTGATCGTCGTGCTCTTCCTGCTCGTCGCCGCATTGTCGCCGCTCCTGGCTCCCTACCCGGAGCGCGCGCTGCCGGGCACGGAGCACATCACCCCGACCACCATCCCCGGCATCGGAGAGATCGACGGGTTCCCCCTCGGGCTCGACCGCTTCGGCGGCGACGTGCTCTCGAAGCTGATCTGGGGAGCGCAGGCCTCCCTGCTCGTGGGCGTGGTCTCGACCGCGCTCGGCCTGGTCGGCGGAATGATCCTCGGTCTCATCGCCGGCACCTTCGGCGGGTGGGTCGACACCCTGATCATGCGCATCGTCGACATCATCCTGTCGGTGCCGAACCTGTTGCTGGCCGTGTCGATCGCCGCGATCCTCGGCCAGACGCCATCGGCGGTGATGATCGCCATCGGAGCCTCGCAGGTTCCGATCTTCGCGCGCCTGCTGCGCGCCTCGATGCTGCAGCAGCGCTCGGCGGAGTATGTGCTCTCGGCCCAGACGCTCGGCCTCGGACGCGGACGCATCACCATGTCGCATGTGCTGCCGAACGCCATCGGACCTGTCATCGTGCAGGGCACGCTGACCCTGGCCACCGCGGTGATCGACGCGGCGGCGCTGTCGTTCCTCGGTCTCGGCGGCGGTCGCCCCGAGACGGCGGAATGGGGTCGGATGCTGACCTATGCCCAGAACGAGCTGGCGATCGCTCCGCAGCTGGCGTTCCTGCCCGGCATCTGCATCGCGGTGACCGCGCTGGGCTTCACGCTGTTCGGCGAAGCGCTGCGCGAGGCGATGGACCCCAGGACCAGGGCGCGTTGA
- a CDS encoding ABC transporter ATP-binding protein, with translation MHNTNESPRQPLLQVSNLAVDFGTMDGVVHAVEGVDLEIAAGETVAIVGESGSGKSTTAMAVIGLLASGGHVAGGSITLDGRELVGIAESEMRRIRGRDIGMVPQDPMSNLNPVAKIGTQVAETLLAHGLANRGNVQQKVVEALSAAGLPDPERRAKQYPHELSGGLRQRALIAIGLACRPRLLIADEPTSALDVTVQQTILDQLEEMTRELGTAVLLITHDLGLAAERAQRVVVMHRGRVVEQGPARQILEDPQHPYTQSLVKAAPSIAAARLQPEVFAGADTTGEGQTEVVDNIVEIEGLRKVYPIRGQAEDFVAVDDVSLAVPRGKTVAIVGESGSGKTTTARMLLKLIEPTAGTIRFEGRDIAKLDRAQAKEFRQRVQPVFQDPYSSLNPMFTIERLIAEPLEFYKRGNRTERRARVRKLLDDVALPQSMLQRYPSELSGGQRQRVAIARALALSPDLVVCDEPVSALDVLVQDQILTLLGDLQKEYGLSYLFISHDLAVVRLISDFVCVMKDGALVEAASSEEIFTNPRDPYTRRLLASIPGNELGIAS, from the coding sequence ATGCACAACACGAACGAATCCCCGCGCCAGCCGCTGCTGCAGGTGTCGAACCTCGCCGTCGACTTCGGCACCATGGACGGCGTGGTGCACGCCGTCGAGGGCGTCGACCTCGAGATCGCGGCCGGTGAGACCGTCGCCATCGTCGGCGAGTCCGGCTCGGGCAAGTCCACGACGGCGATGGCTGTGATCGGCCTGCTCGCCTCCGGCGGACACGTGGCCGGCGGGAGCATCACGCTCGACGGACGCGAGCTGGTCGGCATCGCCGAGAGCGAGATGCGCAGGATCCGAGGCCGCGACATCGGCATGGTCCCGCAGGACCCGATGTCGAACCTCAACCCGGTCGCCAAGATCGGCACGCAGGTGGCCGAGACGCTGCTCGCGCACGGGCTCGCCAACCGCGGCAACGTGCAGCAGAAGGTCGTCGAGGCGCTCTCGGCCGCAGGTCTTCCCGACCCCGAGCGGCGCGCCAAGCAGTATCCGCACGAGCTGTCGGGCGGTCTGCGCCAGCGCGCCCTGATCGCGATCGGCCTGGCGTGCCGTCCTCGGCTGCTCATCGCCGACGAGCCCACCAGCGCGCTCGACGTCACGGTGCAGCAGACCATCCTCGACCAGCTCGAGGAGATGACCCGCGAGCTGGGCACGGCCGTGCTGCTGATCACCCACGACCTCGGCCTCGCCGCCGAGCGCGCACAGCGCGTCGTGGTGATGCACCGCGGACGGGTGGTCGAGCAGGGCCCGGCACGGCAGATCCTCGAGGACCCGCAGCACCCGTACACGCAGAGCCTGGTGAAGGCGGCGCCGTCGATCGCGGCCGCGCGCCTGCAGCCCGAGGTGTTCGCCGGTGCCGACACGACGGGGGAGGGGCAGACGGAGGTCGTCGACAACATCGTCGAGATCGAGGGTCTGCGCAAGGTCTACCCCATCCGTGGCCAGGCAGAGGACTTCGTCGCCGTGGACGACGTATCGCTCGCCGTGCCACGGGGGAAGACCGTCGCGATCGTGGGGGAGTCGGGCTCGGGCAAGACGACGACGGCAAGAATGCTGCTCAAGCTCATCGAGCCGACGGCGGGGACGATCCGCTTCGAGGGCCGCGACATCGCGAAGCTCGATCGCGCGCAGGCGAAGGAGTTCCGCCAGCGCGTGCAGCCGGTGTTCCAGGACCCGTATTCGAGCCTCAATCCGATGTTCACGATCGAGCGCCTGATCGCCGAGCCGCTGGAGTTCTACAAGCGGGGCAACCGCACCGAGCGCCGAGCGCGCGTGCGCAAGCTGCTCGACGATGTCGCCCTGCCGCAGTCGATGCTGCAGCGCTACCCGTCCGAGCTGTCGGGAGGTCAGCGCCAGCGCGTCGCGATCGCCCGTGCGCTCGCGCTCTCGCCCGATCTGGTCGTGTGCGATGAGCCGGTCTCGGCGCTCGACGTGCTCGTGCAGGACCAGATCCTCACTCTGCTCGGCGACCTGCAGAAGGAGTACGGGCTCAGCTATCTGTTCATCTCCCACGACCTCGCCGTCGTGCGGCTGATCAGCGACTTCGTGTGCGTCATGAAGGACGGCGCGCTCGTCGAGGCGGCGAGCTCGGAGGAGATCTTCACCAACCCCCGCGACCCGTACACGCGTCGCCTGCTGGCCTCCATCCCCGGCAACGAGCTCGGCATCGCCTCCTGA